One genomic segment of Odocoileus virginianus isolate 20LAN1187 ecotype Illinois chromosome 17, Ovbor_1.2, whole genome shotgun sequence includes these proteins:
- the LOC110125908 gene encoding angiotensin-converting enzyme-like protein Ace3 isoform X1, giving the protein MGTRWTCPGPSLFVLFCCAMAQGDQDSDQLYNETVAKAFLQFYERTAQVVWNQFMEAAWNYVTNITKKNQEEMLYKDVEKSQHTLYFGTRARLFKIANFQDPDVKRMLSKLLNVDKAALPKEELREYNQILAYMETTYSMAQVCLNEGPCLPLEPDLEEVMATSRDQKELLWAWQGWRDAVGRQLRMTFERYVQLSNKAAKLNGYQDMGALWRSKYESDSLQEDLEQLFQELQPLYLNLHAYVRRALYRFYGPELIDLRGPIPAHVLGNMWAQSWVNILDLALPFPEKPPEDITKIMQGQHWKPEKMFQEAEKFFTSMGMLSTPPEFWTNSMMERPTDGREVECHASAWDFYNGQDFRIKKCTEVTIEDLLSIFHQMGHIQYFLQYRNLSVIFRTGANPAFEEAVGSVVTLSASSHKYLLNRGLLSQQHQDKEEEVNFLMSVALEKIAFIPFAYLMDLFRWKVFDGTIEKDMYNQEWWNLRLKYQGLCPPVPRSEEDFDPGAKFHISASLPYIRYFLSLVLQFQFHEALCKASGHMGPLHRCDIYNSKEAGKLLEDVLKLGSSKPWPEVLEKMTGETKVSTKALMTYFKPLLNWLVTENVRQGEILGWPDFSCSFEERETGRTAFLGMELNPDQVRSGQWTLLVLSFVMLLAVLLLGHRLYTLEKTSLTQDTSTQDTRSQGTQSQSPRSQDANAIEPASKTYFLGIAMEPHQVVKRQWMLLGLCLFLMLCSIGLIIRIFTQHNRKPLWMRDE; this is encoded by the exons ATGGGAACAAGATGGACTTGCCCTGGACCTTCCCTATTTGTGCTCTTCTGTTGTGCCATGGCTCAGGGTGACCAGGACTCAG ACCAGCTCTACAATGAGACTGTGGCAAAGGCCTTCCTGCAGTTTTACGAGCGAACAGCCCAGGTTGTGTGGAATCAGTTCATGGAGGCCGCCTGGAACTATGTCACCAACATCACCAAGAAAAATCAAGAGGAGATG CTgtacaaggatgtggagaagtcCCAGCACACGCTGTACTTTGGCACGCGGGCCCGCCTGTTTAAGATCGCCAACTTCCAGGACCCGGACGTGAAGCGCATGCTGAGTAAGCTGCTGAACGTAGACAAGGCGGCCCTGCCCAAGGAGGAGCTCCGGGAG TATAACCAGATTCTGGCCTACATGGAGACCACGTACAGCATGGCCCAGGTCTGCCTGAATGAGgggccctgcctgcccctggAGCCTG ACCTCGAAGAAGTCATGGCCACCTCCCGAGACCAGAAGGAGCTGCTATGGGCCTGGCAGGGCTGGCGGGATGCCGTGGGTCGCCAGCTCCGCATGACCTTTGAGCGCTACGTGCAGCTCAGCAACAAGGCTGCGAAGCTCAATG GTTACCAAGACATGGGGGCCTTGTGGCGGTCCAAGTACGAGTCCGACTCACTGCAGGAAGACCTGGAGCAGCTGTTCCAGGAGCTGCAGCCGCTCTACCTGAACCTGCACGCCTACGTGCGCCGGGCCCTCTACCGTTTCTACGGGCCCGAGCTCATCGACCTGAGGGGGCCCATCCCTGCCCACGTCCTGG GGAACATGTGGGCTCAGTCCTGGGTCAACATCTTAGACCTGGCCCTGCCCTTCCCAGAGAAGCCCCCCGAGGACATCACGAAGATCATGCAAGGCCAG CACTGGAAGCCTGAGAAAATGTTCCAAGAGGCTGAAAAGTTCTTCACCTCCATGGGGATGCTTTCCACCCCGCCTGAGTTCTGGACAAACTCCATGATGGAGAGGCCGACTGATGGGCGGGAGGTGGAGTGCCATGCGTCTGCCTGGGACTTCTACAACGGGCAGGACTTCAG GATAAAGAAGTGCACCGAAGTGACCATAGAAGACCTGCTGTCCATCTTCCACCAGATGGGCCACATCCAGTacttcctgcaatacaggaaccTCTCGGTGATTTTCCGCACAGGCGCCAACCCAGCCTTCGAGGAGGCCGTGGGGTCGGTGGTCACCCTCTCAGCCTCCTCCCACAAGTACCTGCTCAACAGAGGCCTGCTCAGCCAACAGCACCAGGACAAAG AGGAGGAGGTCAATTTCCTGATGAGCGTTGCCCTGGAGAAGATCGCCTTCATCCCCTTCGCCTACCTGATGGACCTGTTTCGCTGGAAGGTCTTTGATGGCACCATCGAGAAGGACATGTACAACCAGGAGTGGTGGAACCTCAG GTTGAAGTACCAGGGCCTGTGCCCTCCCGTTCCTCGGTCAGAGGAGGACTTTGATCCAGGCGCCAAGTTCCACATCTCTGCCAGCTTGCCCTACATACG GTACTTTCTCAGCCTCGTGCTCCAATTCCAGTTCCATGAAGCACTCTGCAAGGCCTCGGGCCACATGGGGCCGCTGCACCGCTGTGACATCTATAACTCCAAGGAGGCTGGGAAGCTCCTGGA GGATGTCCTGAAGCTGGGCTCGAGCAAGCCCTGGCCGGAGGTCCTGGAGAAGATGACTGGGGAGACCAAGGTGTCTACAAAGGCCCTCATGACCTACTTCAAGCCCCTGCTGAACTGGCTGGTCACTGAGAACGTGCGGCAGGGGGAGATACTGGGCTGGCCAGACTTCAGCTGTTCCTTTGAAG aaagagaaacaggcaGGACAGCATTCCTGGGGATGGAGCTGAACCCTGACCAGGTCAGATCCGGGCAGTGGACGTTGCTGGTCCTGAGCTTTGTCATGTTACTGGCAGTCCTGCTGCTGGGCCACAGGCTGTACACCCTGGAAAAAACCTCACTGACCCAAGACACCAGTACACAAGACACCCGGTCACAGGGCACCCAGTCACAGAGTCCCAGGTCACAGGACGCCAATGCCATCGAGCCAGCATCCAAAACCTACTTCCTGGGCATAGCCATGGAGCCCCACCAAGTTGTCAAGAGACAGTGGATGCTGCTGGGCCTCTGCCTCTTCCTGATGTTGTGCTCCATTGGCCTCATCATTCGGATTTTCACACAGCACAACAGGAAGCCTCTGTGGATGAGAGATGAATAG
- the LOC110125908 gene encoding angiotensin-converting enzyme-like protein Ace3 isoform X2, with product METTYSMAQVCLNEGPCLPLEPDLEEVMATSRDQKELLWAWQGWRDAVGRQLRMTFERYVQLSNKAAKLNGYQDMGALWRSKYESDSLQEDLEQLFQELQPLYLNLHAYVRRALYRFYGPELIDLRGPIPAHVLGNMWAQSWVNILDLALPFPEKPPEDITKIMQGQHWKPEKMFQEAEKFFTSMGMLSTPPEFWTNSMMERPTDGREVECHASAWDFYNGQDFRIKKCTEVTIEDLLSIFHQMGHIQYFLQYRNLSVIFRTGANPAFEEAVGSVVTLSASSHKYLLNRGLLSQQHQDKEEEVNFLMSVALEKIAFIPFAYLMDLFRWKVFDGTIEKDMYNQEWWNLRLKYQGLCPPVPRSEEDFDPGAKFHISASLPYIRYFLSLVLQFQFHEALCKASGHMGPLHRCDIYNSKEAGKLLEDVLKLGSSKPWPEVLEKMTGETKVSTKALMTYFKPLLNWLVTENVRQGEILGWPDFSCSFEERETGRTAFLGMELNPDQVRSGQWTLLVLSFVMLLAVLLLGHRLYTLEKTSLTQDTSTQDTRSQGTQSQSPRSQDANAIEPASKTYFLGIAMEPHQVVKRQWMLLGLCLFLMLCSIGLIIRIFTQHNRKPLWMRDE from the exons ATGGAGACCACGTACAGCATGGCCCAGGTCTGCCTGAATGAGgggccctgcctgcccctggAGCCTG ACCTCGAAGAAGTCATGGCCACCTCCCGAGACCAGAAGGAGCTGCTATGGGCCTGGCAGGGCTGGCGGGATGCCGTGGGTCGCCAGCTCCGCATGACCTTTGAGCGCTACGTGCAGCTCAGCAACAAGGCTGCGAAGCTCAATG GTTACCAAGACATGGGGGCCTTGTGGCGGTCCAAGTACGAGTCCGACTCACTGCAGGAAGACCTGGAGCAGCTGTTCCAGGAGCTGCAGCCGCTCTACCTGAACCTGCACGCCTACGTGCGCCGGGCCCTCTACCGTTTCTACGGGCCCGAGCTCATCGACCTGAGGGGGCCCATCCCTGCCCACGTCCTGG GGAACATGTGGGCTCAGTCCTGGGTCAACATCTTAGACCTGGCCCTGCCCTTCCCAGAGAAGCCCCCCGAGGACATCACGAAGATCATGCAAGGCCAG CACTGGAAGCCTGAGAAAATGTTCCAAGAGGCTGAAAAGTTCTTCACCTCCATGGGGATGCTTTCCACCCCGCCTGAGTTCTGGACAAACTCCATGATGGAGAGGCCGACTGATGGGCGGGAGGTGGAGTGCCATGCGTCTGCCTGGGACTTCTACAACGGGCAGGACTTCAG GATAAAGAAGTGCACCGAAGTGACCATAGAAGACCTGCTGTCCATCTTCCACCAGATGGGCCACATCCAGTacttcctgcaatacaggaaccTCTCGGTGATTTTCCGCACAGGCGCCAACCCAGCCTTCGAGGAGGCCGTGGGGTCGGTGGTCACCCTCTCAGCCTCCTCCCACAAGTACCTGCTCAACAGAGGCCTGCTCAGCCAACAGCACCAGGACAAAG AGGAGGAGGTCAATTTCCTGATGAGCGTTGCCCTGGAGAAGATCGCCTTCATCCCCTTCGCCTACCTGATGGACCTGTTTCGCTGGAAGGTCTTTGATGGCACCATCGAGAAGGACATGTACAACCAGGAGTGGTGGAACCTCAG GTTGAAGTACCAGGGCCTGTGCCCTCCCGTTCCTCGGTCAGAGGAGGACTTTGATCCAGGCGCCAAGTTCCACATCTCTGCCAGCTTGCCCTACATACG GTACTTTCTCAGCCTCGTGCTCCAATTCCAGTTCCATGAAGCACTCTGCAAGGCCTCGGGCCACATGGGGCCGCTGCACCGCTGTGACATCTATAACTCCAAGGAGGCTGGGAAGCTCCTGGA GGATGTCCTGAAGCTGGGCTCGAGCAAGCCCTGGCCGGAGGTCCTGGAGAAGATGACTGGGGAGACCAAGGTGTCTACAAAGGCCCTCATGACCTACTTCAAGCCCCTGCTGAACTGGCTGGTCACTGAGAACGTGCGGCAGGGGGAGATACTGGGCTGGCCAGACTTCAGCTGTTCCTTTGAAG aaagagaaacaggcaGGACAGCATTCCTGGGGATGGAGCTGAACCCTGACCAGGTCAGATCCGGGCAGTGGACGTTGCTGGTCCTGAGCTTTGTCATGTTACTGGCAGTCCTGCTGCTGGGCCACAGGCTGTACACCCTGGAAAAAACCTCACTGACCCAAGACACCAGTACACAAGACACCCGGTCACAGGGCACCCAGTCACAGAGTCCCAGGTCACAGGACGCCAATGCCATCGAGCCAGCATCCAAAACCTACTTCCTGGGCATAGCCATGGAGCCCCACCAAGTTGTCAAGAGACAGTGGATGCTGCTGGGCCTCTGCCTCTTCCTGATGTTGTGCTCCATTGGCCTCATCATTCGGATTTTCACACAGCACAACAGGAAGCCTCTGTGGATGAGAGATGAATAG